From the Musa acuminata AAA Group cultivar baxijiao chromosome BXJ3-7, Cavendish_Baxijiao_AAA, whole genome shotgun sequence genome, one window contains:
- the LOC135642438 gene encoding protein VAPYRIN-like, translating to METAMAVEKLLEVAESEVVIEFKPGTKCRSTLHLRSLHPSSAVAFKVQTSSPAKFHVNPPAGVLPPHASAALHVILRPQPHPPTAFPRSPSDRFLIKASLSSDRGDSATPSHSHDVKLKVAYVGPFLLRHAAALGDAAAVRHLLRRQPHLLPLLPPEAPATPAAAATPKGWTGVHAAAAAGEWEELRRMLEEEEEEAAVAEVVETRDAEGRTPVMVAAGKGHLRCVRELVEKWGAEKDARSRDGRTALYRAASNGDADTVAALLEMGADAGIATARGRTPLDVARDKGHQEVVELLERGEMVLTASRKGDLRRLECLLRKRVGVHSRDQYGLTALHAAAIKGHRDAVALLADFGMDLECQDVEGHTPLHLAVEGGCLETVETLIDMGANVNAKTNRGATPLVMARSMGYEAIAQLLATRGAVSSSCIASSSSSSTS from the exons ATGGAGACGGCGATGGCCGTGGAGAAGCTGTTGGAGGTGGCGGAGTCGGAGGTGGTGATCGAGTTCAAGCCCGGCACCAAGTGCCGGTCCACCCTACACCTCCGCTCCCTGCACCCGAGCTCCGCCGTCGCCTTCAAGGTGCAGACATCCTCCCCTGCCAAGTTCCACGTCAACCCACCCGCCGGCGTACTCCCGCCGCACGCCTCCGCTGCCCTGCACGTCATCCTCCGCCCCCAGCCACACCCGCCTACCGCCTTCCCCCGCTCCCCCTCCGATCGATTCCTCATCAAGGCATCTCTCTCCTCCGACCGCGGCGATTCTGCCACTCCCTCCCACTCCCACGACGTGAAGCTCAAGGTCGCCTACGTGGGCCCATTCCTTCTCCGCCACGCGGCCGCCCTCGGTGACGCAGCCGCCGTCCGCCACCTTCTGCGCCGCCAGCCACACCTACTTCCTCTCCTGCCTCCCGAGGCGCCTGCGACGCCGGCGGCTGCGGCCACGCCTAAGGGCTGGACGGGTGTccacgcggcggcggcggccggggAGTGGGAGGAGCTGAGGCGGAtgctagaggaggaggaggaggaggccgcaGTCGCCGAGGTGGTGGAGACGAGGGACGCGGAGGGGCGGACGCCGGTGATGGTGGCGGCCGGGAAAGGGCATCTGAGGTGCGTGAGGGAGCTGGTGGAGAAGTGGGGGGCAGAGAAGGACGCGCGGAGCCGCGACGGGCGTACGGCGCTGTACCGCGCGGCGTCGAACGGAGACGCCGACACGGTGGCAGCGCTTCTGGAGATGGGCGCCGACGCCGGCATCGCCACCGCCCGAGGCCGCACACCGCTCGACGTGGCTCGGGACAAGGGACAT CAGGAGGTGGTGGAGCTACTGGAACGCGGGGAGATGGTGTTGACGGCATCGAGGAAAGGAGACCTGCGGCGGCTGGAGTGCCTGCTGAGGAAGCGCGTCGGCGTCCACAGTCGCGACCAGTACGGCCTGACGGCGCTCCACGCGGCGGCGATCAAGGGACACCGCGACGCGGTGGCGCTGCTGGCCGACTTCGGCATGGACTTGGAGTGCCAAGACGTGGAGGGGCACACGCCGCTGCACCTGGCGGTGGAGGGCGGGTGCCTGGAGACCGTGGAAACGCTCATCGACATGGGCGCCAACGTCAACGCCAAGACCAACAGGGGAGCCACGCCGCTGGTCATGGCGAGGTCCATGGGCTACGAGGCCATCGCGCAGCTGCTGGCGACGAGGGGAGCCGTGTCCTCCTCCTGCattgcctcctcctcttcctcctcaactTCATGA